DNA sequence from the Streptomyces tsukubensis genome:
CCCTGGAACGGCAACTGGGCAAACCCCTCTTCCTGCGGCAGGCCCGGGGGGTCACCCCCACCAGCGTCGGCGACGAACTCGCCCACCGGGCCGCCCCGCATCTCGACGCCCTGGTGGAGATCGCCGAATCCGGGCTCGACGAGGAAGCGGGCGTACGGACGCTGCATCTGGCCGGCCCGCCCGAATTCACCTCCCTGCGCGCCCTGCCCGCGCTCACGCCGCTGCTCTCCCAGGGGCTCGCGCTGCGCGCCGCGTTCGGCAAGGCCGAGGAGTCCCTGGAGGGGCTGGCCGCCGGACACCACGATCTGGCCATCACCACGGCCCGGCCGCGCGGCGGGCTCCTCACCGCGACTCCGCTCTGCGACGAGGAACACGTCCTGGTCGCATCGCCCCGCTGGGCCGCCCGCCTCGGACCGGACGTCCTGCGCGCCGGACAGGTGGTGCTGGAACAGCTTCCGGTCGTCGAGGTCCATGAATCGCTGCCCCTGGTCTCCCGGTACTGGGCCACCGTCTTCGAATCCCCGCCCGCCGCCGCGGGCACCGTCATCGCCCCCGATCTGCGGGCCGTCCTGGAGAGCACCGCCGCGGGCGCCGGACTGGCCGTCCTGCCGCGCTACCTCTGCGAGGAGGCGCTGGACCGGGGCCGGGTGGTGACCCTGCTGGAACCTCCGGTGCCCCCGCTGCGGACCTATTTCCTCGTCGTACGGGCCGGGACCCTGGCGCTCCCGCATATCTCCCGGGCGCACGACTGGCTGATGCGGGCCGCCGCGGACTGGTGACCGGGCTCCCGTACGGACGGCGCAAAGCCACCGGGAGTTTCAGGACACGCCGTACGGGCCATGGTCCTGGCATGACCGAACGTCCCGTGGTCAAGCGCACCGCCCGTGCCGTCCTCCTCGACGGCGACGATCTCATCCTGATCAAACGCACCCGGCCCGGCGTGGATCCGTACTGGC
Encoded proteins:
- a CDS encoding LysR family transcriptional regulator; translated protein: MDLALLRTFVTVHRAGSFTRAAALLGLSQPAVTGQIRTLERQLGKPLFLRQARGVTPTSVGDELAHRAAPHLDALVEIAESGLDEEAGVRTLHLAGPPEFTSLRALPALTPLLSQGLALRAAFGKAEESLEGLAAGHHDLAITTARPRGGLLTATPLCDEEHVLVASPRWAARLGPDVLRAGQVVLEQLPVVEVHESLPLVSRYWATVFESPPAAAGTVIAPDLRAVLESTAAGAGLAVLPRYLCEEALDRGRVVTLLEPPVPPLRTYFLVVRAGTLALPHISRAHDWLMRAAADW